In Parasteatoda tepidariorum isolate YZ-2023 chromosome 2, CAS_Ptep_4.0, whole genome shotgun sequence, one DNA window encodes the following:
- the LOC122271207 gene encoding tigger transposable element-derived protein 6-like, producing MNNRNNIVFKTLCGESANVDKDLCQDWKSRLPIILAGYEDRDVYNLDETGLFFRALPTKSLVEKAEVAKGGKQAKQRLTVCFCANAADCDKNSSQIIQSITVLDAIRWIRHAWENVKGQTIVNCFKKCELSNTALEATIDAADLENEVVELSKAAAIQYDPNSDKYENGLECYDDLSED from the exons ATGAACAACAG aaacaatattgtttttaaaaccttaTGTGGTGAATCAGCTAATGTTGATAAAGATTTGTGTCAAGACTGGAAATCAAGGCTTCCAATCATTCTGGCCGGCTATGAAGATCGTGATGTTTATAACTTAGATGAGACAGGACTTTTTTTCCGTGCCTTACCTACCAAAAGTTTAGTTGAGAAAGCAGAAGTGGCCAAAGGAGGAAAACAAGCTAAACAGAGGCTCACTGTGTGTTTTTGTGCTAATGCTGCTG ATTGCGATAAAAATTCATCACAAATCATTCAATCTATAACAGTATTAGATGCCATTCGGTGGATTAGACACGCCTGGGAAAATGTAAAAGGACAGACAAttgtaaattgctttaaaaaatgcgagCTAAGCAATACAGCTTTAGAGGCCACTATCGATGCAGCTGATTTAGAAAATGAAGTGGTTGAACTTTCAAAAGCTGCTGCAATTCAATATGACCCAAATTcagataaatatgaaaatgggCTAGAATGTTACGATGATTTATCGGAAGATTGA